The following proteins come from a genomic window of Pyxidicoccus sp. MSG2:
- a CDS encoding diacylglycerol kinase family protein yields the protein MNVPVRPPSAFPPRRGSGLFASFGHAWAGLIHTVVHQRNMRVHLISGVLVGLVGSGIPLGLAEKVTLIFCVLLIFFAEILNSALEHLVDLAVQQFDEKARLAKDAAAAGVLVLALGTVVIFAAILVSNWETVRTSTEAITRQVALGLPLTACVVVLVLPQRRPVAVDVGAFVGAFALLGLLALGTASMVFSALTGGLIVVAGAAAYQRRREQRSTASVTTDSPVSGNKKTG from the coding sequence ATGAACGTTCCTGTCCGGCCACCCTCCGCCTTCCCTCCCCGTCGGGGCTCGGGGCTGTTCGCCTCGTTCGGCCACGCGTGGGCGGGGCTCATCCACACCGTCGTCCACCAGCGCAACATGCGCGTGCACCTGATTTCAGGCGTGCTGGTGGGACTGGTGGGCAGCGGCATCCCCCTGGGGCTCGCGGAGAAGGTGACGCTCATCTTCTGCGTCCTCCTCATCTTCTTCGCGGAAATCCTCAACAGCGCCCTGGAGCACCTGGTGGACCTGGCCGTCCAGCAGTTCGACGAGAAGGCCCGCCTCGCCAAGGACGCAGCCGCCGCGGGCGTGCTGGTGCTGGCGCTGGGCACGGTGGTCATCTTCGCCGCCATCCTCGTGAGCAACTGGGAGACGGTCCGCACCAGCACGGAAGCCATTACCCGGCAGGTGGCGCTGGGGCTTCCCCTCACCGCCTGCGTCGTCGTCCTGGTGCTGCCGCAGCGCCGCCCCGTCGCCGTGGACGTGGGCGCCTTCGTGGGTGCCTTCGCGCTGCTGGGACTGCTGGCGCTGGGGACGGCCAGCATGGTCTTCAGCGCGCTGACGGGGGGACTGATTGTCGTGGCCGGCGCGGCCGCGTACCAGCGCAGGCGGGAGCAGCGCTCCACGGCCTCCGTGACGACTGATTCGCCGGTCAGCGGAAACAAAAAAACCGGCTGA
- a CDS encoding NAD(P)/FAD-dependent oxidoreductase produces MAYRVNNIGLWLDEPEELLGQRAAEKLGVTRSDLASVRVVRSVLDARKKGSPRYIYTLEVELAPGRKPGRLPPDVGEAPPPPDVLPPVKAPERRPIIIGTGPAGLFAALGLLERGVRSILLERGREVVTRRKDVAKLMRDGSLDPESNMNFGEGGAGAYTDGKLSTRINHPMVRKVIEAFAKYGAPDHILIEGKPHIGSDLLPGAVAKLREELIAGGCEVHFEQRVEDLLYRDGRVAGVKLADGRTLESDRVILAPGNSARELYERFAADGQVSVEAKPFALGFRAEHPQALINSIQYGSAAKNPKLPPADYKLAENLDVDGEVRGVYSFCMCPGGIVVPTPTQDGLQCTNGMSNSRRNAKYANAGIVVSVSVADFEREGFRGPLAGLEFQRHWESKAYELGGGRFYAPAQTIPDYLAGRVKKDPGGTSYRPGLAHTDLNRLFPERLTESIKQALRTFERKMRGFISEEGKLIGIESRTSSPVRITRGEDLQSVSLKGLYPAGEGCGYAGGIVSSAIDGLRVAEQIATELS; encoded by the coding sequence ATGGCGTATCGGGTGAACAACATCGGGCTGTGGCTGGACGAGCCGGAGGAGCTGCTCGGACAGCGCGCCGCGGAGAAGCTCGGGGTCACTCGCTCCGACCTCGCCTCCGTGCGCGTGGTGCGCTCGGTGCTGGACGCGCGGAAGAAGGGCAGCCCCCGCTACATCTACACGCTGGAGGTGGAGCTGGCCCCCGGCCGCAAGCCCGGCCGCCTGCCCCCGGACGTGGGCGAGGCGCCTCCGCCTCCGGACGTCCTGCCCCCGGTGAAGGCGCCGGAGCGCAGGCCCATCATCATCGGCACCGGGCCCGCGGGGCTGTTCGCCGCCCTGGGCCTGCTGGAGCGCGGCGTGCGCAGCATCCTGCTGGAGCGCGGCCGCGAGGTGGTGACGCGTCGCAAGGACGTGGCGAAGCTGATGCGCGACGGCTCCCTGGACCCGGAGAGCAACATGAACTTCGGCGAGGGCGGCGCCGGCGCGTACACGGACGGCAAGCTGTCCACGCGCATCAACCACCCCATGGTGCGCAAGGTGATTGAAGCCTTCGCGAAGTACGGCGCGCCGGACCACATCCTCATCGAGGGCAAGCCGCACATCGGCTCGGACCTGCTGCCGGGCGCGGTGGCGAAGCTGCGCGAGGAGCTCATCGCGGGCGGGTGCGAGGTGCACTTCGAGCAGCGGGTGGAGGACCTCCTCTACCGCGACGGGCGCGTGGCGGGCGTGAAGCTGGCCGACGGGCGCACCCTGGAGAGCGACCGCGTCATCCTCGCCCCGGGCAACTCCGCGCGAGAGCTGTACGAGCGCTTCGCCGCCGACGGCCAGGTGAGCGTGGAGGCCAAGCCCTTCGCGCTCGGCTTCCGCGCCGAGCACCCCCAGGCCCTCATCAACAGCATCCAGTACGGCAGCGCGGCGAAGAATCCCAAGCTGCCCCCGGCCGACTACAAGCTGGCGGAGAACCTGGACGTGGACGGCGAGGTGCGCGGCGTCTACTCGTTCTGCATGTGCCCCGGCGGAATCGTCGTGCCCACGCCGACGCAGGACGGCCTGCAGTGCACCAACGGCATGAGCAACTCACGCCGCAACGCGAAGTACGCCAACGCCGGCATCGTCGTCTCCGTGTCGGTGGCGGACTTCGAGCGCGAGGGCTTCCGCGGGCCGCTGGCGGGCCTGGAGTTCCAGCGCCACTGGGAGTCCAAGGCGTATGAGCTGGGCGGGGGGCGCTTCTACGCTCCGGCCCAGACGATTCCGGACTACCTGGCCGGCCGTGTGAAGAAGGACCCGGGCGGCACCAGCTACCGGCCGGGCCTGGCCCACACGGACCTGAACCGCCTCTTCCCGGAGCGGCTCACCGAGTCCATCAAGCAGGCGCTGCGCACCTTCGAGCGGAAGATGCGCGGCTTCATCAGCGAGGAGGGCAAGCTCATCGGAATCGAGAGCCGGACCTCGTCGCCCGTGCGGATTACGCGCGGGGAGGACCTGCAGTCGGTGTCCCTCAAGGGACTCTATCCGGCGGGCGAGGGGTGTGGTTACGCGGGCGGCATCGTATCGTCCGCCATTGATGGTCTGCGCGTCGCTGAGCAGATTGCCACCGAGCTGTCCTGA
- a CDS encoding class I SAM-dependent rRNA methyltransferase — protein MLSTYLSRDAARRLRHGAPWLRREDIVSMEGTPQPGEPVQLRDEDGSVLGLGDVDLESSYAVRRLGQPDEAVEGLIPRHLRHAFERRGRLVDDPRFCRVVNDDGDGLPGLIVDRYDTHFVVQTLTRAMDARQAEITRALVEVTGAGSVLLRNDSPRRKALGLPTQRAHVLYGTPPRWCRLLELGARFTVDLTYGLGTGYHYDQRELRRFVARMANGGRVLDACCNVGGLFVHAGLHGARQILAFDRNTDAADLARENAEANGLLGRATVDTGQPLQVLRALRDTFDLVLLDTPGVTSEDEFVEQLRHALRRTRHGGKLLVAGYHPPLALGGFDELVATACEAEARIGTRLVRLGLPPDHPTLVGSPGSDYLDALALEVS, from the coding sequence TTGCTCAGCACCTATCTGTCCCGGGACGCCGCGCGCCGGCTCCGCCACGGTGCCCCCTGGCTTCGCCGGGAGGACATCGTCTCGATGGAGGGAACACCGCAGCCCGGGGAGCCCGTACAGCTCCGCGACGAGGATGGCTCGGTGCTGGGCCTGGGCGACGTGGACCTGGAGTCCTCGTACGCGGTGCGTCGGCTGGGCCAGCCGGACGAGGCCGTGGAGGGGCTCATCCCCCGCCACCTGCGCCACGCCTTCGAGCGGCGCGGCCGGCTGGTGGACGACCCGCGCTTCTGCCGCGTCGTCAACGATGACGGCGACGGGCTGCCCGGCCTCATCGTGGACCGGTACGACACCCACTTCGTGGTGCAGACGCTGACGCGCGCCATGGACGCACGGCAGGCGGAAATCACCCGCGCGCTGGTGGAGGTGACGGGCGCGGGCTCGGTGCTGCTGCGCAACGACTCGCCCCGGCGCAAGGCGCTGGGCCTTCCCACGCAGCGGGCCCACGTCCTCTACGGCACCCCGCCCCGCTGGTGTCGGCTGCTGGAGCTGGGCGCGCGCTTCACCGTGGACCTCACCTACGGCCTGGGCACCGGCTACCACTATGACCAGCGCGAGCTGCGCCGCTTCGTGGCGCGCATGGCCAACGGCGGCCGGGTGCTGGACGCGTGCTGCAACGTGGGCGGCCTCTTCGTCCACGCGGGCCTGCACGGGGCGCGGCAGATTCTCGCCTTCGACAGGAACACGGACGCGGCGGACCTGGCCCGGGAGAACGCCGAGGCCAACGGCCTGCTGGGCCGGGCCACGGTGGACACGGGCCAGCCCCTCCAGGTGCTCAGGGCGCTCCGCGACACCTTCGACCTGGTCCTCCTGGACACACCCGGGGTGACGTCCGAGGACGAGTTCGTGGAGCAGCTGCGCCACGCCCTGCGACGCACCCGGCACGGGGGGAAGCTGCTGGTGGCCGGCTACCACCCGCCGCTGGCCCTGGGAGGCTTCGACGAGCTGGTGGCCACCGCCTGCGAGGCGGAGGCCCGCATCGGCACCCGGCTGGTCCGTCTGGGCCTGCCCCCGGACCACCCCACCCTGGTCGGCTCCCCCGGCTCGGACTACCTCGACGCCCTGGCGCTGGAAGTCAGCTGA
- a CDS encoding 3'-5' exoribonuclease YhaM family protein, which yields MTNENTPETATPTPEGSVETVRKVYAADLREKDRVNTVFRVTKKEKVTARSGKVFLALTLVDKSGEVDARIFDKVDALEPAFQSGDFVLVQGSVINFHGRTQVVVEAVERLDPEPLDPKEFEPPPAPPPEAKPAAEAKAPEAREPRAEKADKGEARASAEPKEGKAAEGARDGSGGARAAGLIREMVSERVNDPHVKQLLLAFLDDPQIAAGLPIAPAGKAMHHAWRGGLAEHLLSVMRLTLRVADHYPMADRDLLLAGALLHDVMKVAEISPEKGFDYTDEGKLVGHLVMTAQKIREKTLAIPGFPPLLEQHLTHLVLAHHGQLEYGSPKLPMTLEAHIVHALDSLDSRIASWLEAMQRDSNDKWTDVLRHYDRQLWKAPAPTSRGRAPVEGGGGRRKSREEKRKARGDRPREQGGDKAQGGDRPQGAAPATEGATPAEASAQPQRPPRRERPPREERAREERPPREERPPRPPREERPPRDANSLPRELTFKPFSALTSVAPAKDGEGSSES from the coding sequence ATGACCAACGAAAACACGCCCGAGACCGCCACCCCCACCCCGGAGGGTTCCGTGGAGACCGTCCGCAAGGTGTACGCGGCGGATCTGCGCGAGAAGGACCGCGTCAACACCGTCTTCCGCGTCACGAAGAAGGAGAAGGTGACCGCGCGCAGTGGCAAGGTGTTCCTCGCCCTCACCCTCGTCGACAAGAGCGGCGAGGTGGATGCCCGCATCTTCGACAAGGTGGACGCCCTGGAGCCCGCGTTCCAGTCCGGCGACTTCGTGCTGGTGCAGGGAAGCGTCATCAACTTCCACGGCCGCACCCAGGTCGTCGTGGAGGCCGTGGAGCGCCTGGACCCGGAGCCGCTGGACCCCAAGGAGTTCGAGCCGCCTCCGGCCCCGCCCCCCGAGGCGAAGCCCGCCGCCGAGGCCAAGGCCCCCGAGGCCCGCGAGCCACGCGCCGAGAAGGCCGACAAGGGCGAGGCCCGCGCCAGCGCCGAGCCGAAGGAAGGCAAGGCCGCCGAGGGCGCCCGGGACGGCTCGGGTGGCGCGCGCGCCGCCGGCCTCATCCGGGAGATGGTGTCCGAGCGGGTGAACGACCCGCACGTGAAGCAGTTGCTGCTGGCCTTCCTGGACGACCCGCAGATTGCCGCGGGCCTTCCGATTGCGCCCGCGGGGAAGGCCATGCACCACGCGTGGCGTGGCGGGCTGGCCGAGCACCTGCTGTCGGTGATGCGGCTGACGCTGCGGGTGGCGGACCACTACCCCATGGCGGACCGCGACCTGCTGCTGGCCGGCGCGCTGCTGCACGACGTGATGAAGGTGGCGGAAATCTCGCCCGAGAAGGGCTTCGACTACACCGACGAAGGGAAGCTCGTCGGCCACCTGGTGATGACGGCGCAGAAGATTCGCGAGAAGACGCTGGCCATCCCCGGCTTCCCGCCGCTCCTGGAGCAGCACCTCACGCACCTGGTCCTCGCCCACCACGGCCAGCTCGAGTACGGCAGCCCCAAGCTGCCGATGACGCTGGAGGCGCACATCGTCCACGCGCTGGACTCGCTGGACTCGCGCATCGCCTCGTGGCTGGAGGCCATGCAGCGCGACTCCAACGACAAGTGGACGGACGTGCTGCGCCACTATGACCGGCAGCTGTGGAAGGCCCCCGCGCCCACCTCTCGGGGCCGCGCCCCCGTGGAGGGCGGTGGTGGCCGCCGCAAGTCGCGCGAGGAGAAGCGCAAGGCCCGGGGCGACAGGCCCCGCGAGCAGGGCGGCGACAAGGCCCAGGGTGGCGACAGGCCCCAGGGCGCCGCGCCCGCCACCGAAGGTGCCACCCCGGCCGAGGCGAGTGCGCAGCCCCAGCGCCCGCCGCGCCGCGAGCGTCCGCCCCGTGAGGAGCGCGCACGTGAGGAGCGTCCCCCCCGCGAGGAGCGCCCGCCGAGGCCTCCGCGCGAGGAGCGCCCGCCGCGCGACGCCAACTCCCTGCCCCGCGAGCTGACCTTCAAGCCCTTCAGCGCGCTGACGTCCGTGGCCCCGGCCAAGGACGGCGAGGGTTCCTCGGAGAGCTGA
- a CDS encoding HD domain-containing phosphohydrolase, which translates to MAKKLGERLIEAGLVNAGAVEQALEHQKITGHKLGDCLVELGLLQEAGLLRFLAAEFQTRFVTADKLAKARIATEVLDRLPVRLAEAQNVLPLAVDPERKLLSVVAAEPQNKALMDEIALVTGMSEVYAYVGLRSAIAAAIRKHYYGDPTAFTALLESPGAQPSPPVPSRTGAAEHSRTTTSGRSSMTGLSSLYGRMETDPRLRVHRPSGATPAARPSTQRREPGGPRGIVSDADYVETLGILVGMLEQDRQRHRGHSAQLARQAGIVGQRMGMPHKELAALSIAAYLHDLGKPSERHFSLASNAVNADWKAQAKQACRVPTKLFETVHLPTQTNTILAQLYEAWDGSGTPQGAKGEDITLGARILAAVDSFLELTKNPGNAHGKAFTKEQALEHLRKNAGVLYDPVVADIVIQLQSGELLRHRLESEGRQVLVVEPDEAARGELLEAVLKQGLVAHALSTVEGAQDGLARQDCDVLVVSLRLGQQEVLDLLQQARSTPETAGLPIAVVGEPDAATRERLVMAGASAVLAPGEKGVIAKAVSTLLEDRVLHNGPGRVVRGSFDELPPKELLRTLSGGFKNGRLHLRQHTLEGYLHLERGRVVFASFGGHSGEPALQALLKLKQADFQYDPDALLLDVPQMDQDLQDLLALAGAVSPG; encoded by the coding sequence ATGGCGAAGAAGTTGGGAGAGCGCCTCATCGAGGCCGGCCTCGTCAACGCGGGGGCCGTGGAGCAGGCCCTGGAGCACCAGAAGATCACCGGCCACAAGCTGGGGGACTGTCTGGTGGAGCTGGGACTGCTCCAGGAAGCGGGGTTGCTGCGCTTCCTCGCCGCCGAGTTCCAGACGCGCTTCGTCACGGCGGACAAGCTGGCCAAGGCCCGCATCGCCACCGAGGTGCTCGACAGGCTCCCCGTGCGCCTCGCCGAGGCGCAGAACGTGCTGCCGCTGGCGGTGGACCCGGAGCGCAAGCTGCTCTCCGTGGTCGCCGCCGAGCCGCAGAACAAGGCGCTGATGGACGAGATTGCGCTCGTCACCGGCATGTCCGAGGTCTACGCGTACGTGGGCCTGCGCAGCGCCATCGCCGCGGCCATCCGCAAGCACTACTACGGCGACCCCACCGCCTTCACCGCGCTGCTGGAGTCTCCGGGCGCGCAGCCCAGCCCCCCCGTCCCGTCCCGCACGGGGGCCGCGGAGCACAGCCGCACCACCACGTCGGGCCGCAGCAGCATGACGGGGCTGAGCAGCCTCTATGGCCGCATGGAGACGGACCCGCGGCTGCGGGTGCACCGCCCCAGCGGCGCCACCCCGGCCGCCCGCCCCTCCACCCAGCGGCGCGAGCCGGGCGGGCCCCGCGGCATCGTCAGCGACGCCGACTACGTGGAGACGCTGGGCATCCTCGTGGGCATGCTGGAGCAGGACCGGCAGCGCCACCGCGGACACTCCGCGCAGCTCGCGCGCCAGGCGGGCATCGTCGGCCAGCGCATGGGCATGCCGCACAAGGAGCTGGCGGCGCTGTCCATCGCCGCCTACCTCCATGACCTGGGCAAGCCGTCCGAGCGCCACTTCTCCCTGGCCAGCAACGCCGTCAACGCCGACTGGAAGGCCCAGGCGAAGCAGGCGTGCCGCGTGCCCACCAAGCTGTTCGAGACGGTGCACCTGCCCACGCAGACGAACACCATCCTCGCGCAGCTCTACGAAGCCTGGGACGGCTCCGGCACCCCGCAGGGCGCCAAGGGAGAAGACATCACCCTGGGCGCGCGCATCCTCGCCGCGGTGGACAGCTTCCTGGAGCTGACGAAGAACCCGGGCAACGCGCACGGCAAGGCCTTCACCAAGGAGCAGGCGCTGGAGCACCTGCGGAAGAACGCGGGCGTGCTCTATGACCCGGTGGTGGCGGACATCGTCATCCAGCTCCAGAGCGGCGAGCTGCTGCGCCACCGGCTGGAGAGCGAGGGCCGGCAGGTGCTCGTCGTGGAGCCGGACGAGGCAGCGCGCGGCGAGCTGCTGGAGGCGGTGCTGAAGCAGGGGCTGGTGGCGCATGCGCTGTCCACGGTGGAGGGCGCGCAGGACGGCCTGGCCCGGCAGGACTGCGACGTGCTGGTGGTGAGCCTGCGGCTGGGCCAGCAGGAAGTGCTGGACCTGCTTCAGCAGGCGCGCTCGACGCCGGAGACGGCGGGGCTGCCCATCGCCGTGGTGGGCGAGCCGGACGCGGCCACGCGTGAGCGGCTGGTGATGGCCGGCGCCTCGGCGGTGCTGGCTCCCGGCGAGAAGGGGGTCATCGCCAAGGCGGTGAGCACCCTCCTCGAGGACCGGGTGCTGCACAACGGCCCGGGCCGCGTGGTGCGGGGCAGCTTCGACGAGCTGCCTCCGAAGGAGCTGCTGCGCACGCTCTCCGGCGGATTCAAGAATGGGCGGCTGCACCTGCGCCAGCACACGCTGGAGGGCTACCTCCACCTGGAGCGCGGCCGCGTCGTCTTCGCCTCCTTCGGAGGCCACTCCGGAGAGCCCGCCCTGCAGGCGCTGCTGAAGCTGAAGCAGGCGGACTTCCAGTACGACCCGGACGCGCTGCTGCTGGACGTGCCGCAGATGGACCAGGACCTGCAGGACCTGCTGGCCCTGGCCGGCGCCGTCAGCCCAGGCTGA
- a CDS encoding TatD family hydrolase, with translation MRLVDAHCHLEVKDYPDVAAILDGARAAGLVHAIVVGQFHGPGDWGNALELAAAHPDFLSPTLGIHPHEAARATEADFAMLEATCARPEVRAVGEAGLDYYYDHSPREVQATVFRRQCALARQLAKPLVVHVRDAHDDCEGVLREVGLSRGVIHCFTGDTAAARRYLDLGFFLSLSGVVTYKNAQALQDAVRFAPLDRLMVETDSPYLAPVPHRGRKNQPAHVVETARKVAELKGVTLEEVAATTTANASALFGLSLG, from the coding sequence ATGAGACTCGTCGACGCCCACTGTCATCTCGAGGTGAAGGACTACCCGGACGTGGCCGCCATCCTCGACGGGGCCCGCGCCGCCGGCCTCGTCCACGCGATTGTGGTGGGCCAGTTCCACGGGCCGGGCGACTGGGGCAACGCGCTGGAGTTGGCCGCCGCGCACCCGGACTTCCTGTCGCCCACGCTGGGCATCCATCCCCACGAGGCCGCGCGAGCCACCGAGGCGGACTTCGCCATGCTGGAGGCGACGTGCGCCCGGCCGGAGGTGCGTGCGGTGGGGGAGGCGGGCCTGGACTACTACTACGACCATTCGCCCCGGGAGGTGCAGGCGACCGTCTTCCGGCGCCAGTGCGCCCTGGCGCGCCAGCTGGCCAAGCCGCTGGTGGTGCACGTGCGCGACGCGCATGACGACTGCGAGGGCGTGCTGCGCGAGGTGGGGCTGTCCCGCGGCGTCATCCACTGCTTCACCGGGGACACGGCCGCGGCGCGGCGCTACCTGGACCTGGGCTTCTTCCTGTCCCTGTCCGGCGTCGTCACCTACAAGAACGCGCAGGCGCTGCAGGACGCGGTGCGCTTCGCGCCGCTGGACCGGCTGATGGTGGAGACGGACAGCCCGTACCTCGCGCCGGTGCCGCACCGCGGGCGGAAGAACCAGCCCGCGCACGTGGTGGAGACGGCGCGCAAGGTGGCGGAGTTGAAGGGCGTGACGCTGGAGGAGGTGGCGGCCACCACCACCGCCAACGCCTCCGCCCTCTTCGGCCTCAGCCTGGGCTGA
- a CDS encoding HEAT repeat domain-containing protein, with protein MTDWRAERDRALLTLEREKRPALRAEAADQLYHLALESPARAPDFTDVLTRLLVDSQPEVRRSGVGLAAVVLPPEELSGMLISRLRDDEWLVRLEATGRLADLARPELRGALASMLEDPMPEVRFEAARGIAALRHPAGLDILVEALDADLLRFRALGAIGELEDPRALPAVKRLFRRWLLPAFDKTQAAGVLAQLGDPEGATYLLARTRKKWSTDRALAVELCGAVKAPGALERLKEILEDAKDECRGAAARGLGRLGDARALPWLLVLLDEQGAAEDYRLDAADALWRLGLPEGRERVRASIPTFTSPEARTELEELLLEET; from the coding sequence GTGACGGACTGGCGCGCCGAGCGCGACCGCGCCCTGCTGACGTTGGAGCGCGAGAAGCGCCCGGCGCTCCGGGCCGAGGCCGCGGACCAGCTCTACCACCTGGCCCTCGAGTCCCCGGCGCGCGCGCCCGACTTCACCGACGTGCTCACCCGGCTGCTGGTGGACTCGCAGCCGGAGGTGCGCCGCTCGGGGGTGGGGCTGGCCGCCGTGGTGCTGCCCCCGGAGGAGCTGTCGGGCATGCTCATCTCCCGGCTGCGCGACGACGAGTGGCTGGTGCGCCTGGAGGCCACCGGCCGGCTCGCGGACCTGGCGCGGCCGGAGTTGCGCGGGGCGCTGGCGAGCATGCTGGAGGACCCGATGCCCGAGGTCCGCTTCGAGGCGGCGCGCGGCATCGCCGCCCTCAGACACCCCGCCGGCCTGGACATCCTGGTGGAGGCGCTGGACGCGGACCTGCTGCGCTTCCGCGCCCTGGGCGCGATTGGCGAATTGGAGGACCCGCGCGCACTGCCCGCGGTGAAGCGCCTGTTCCGCCGCTGGCTGCTGCCTGCCTTCGACAAGACGCAGGCCGCGGGGGTGCTCGCGCAGCTCGGGGACCCGGAGGGCGCCACGTACCTCCTGGCGCGGACGCGGAAGAAGTGGAGCACGGACCGCGCGCTGGCCGTGGAGCTGTGCGGCGCGGTGAAGGCGCCCGGCGCGCTGGAGCGACTGAAGGAAATCCTCGAGGACGCCAAGGACGAGTGTCGCGGGGCCGCCGCGCGCGGGCTGGGCCGGCTGGGTGATGCGCGGGCGCTGCCCTGGCTGCTCGTGCTGCTGGACGAGCAGGGCGCCGCGGAGGACTACCGCCTGGACGCCGCGGACGCGCTCTGGCGGCTGGGCCTGCCGGAGGGACGCGAGCGGGTGCGCGCCTCCATCCCCACCTTCACCTCACCCGAGGCACGCACGGAGCTGGAAGAGCTGCTGCTGGAGGAGACATGA
- the metG gene encoding methionine--tRNA ligase, which translates to MAERILVTSALPYANGPVHIGHAVEYVQTDIYVRFLRSCGKDVVYFCADDTHGTPIEINAAKQGIKPEEFIARFHDEHQRDFHDMDIRFDYFHSTNSPENRHYAELIYGRLKEKGDIERRTIEQAYCEVDRRFLPDRFIKGTCPNCKSPDQYGDACEKCGKAYAPTDLIEPHCALCKTPPVRRNSEHLFFKLSRHADFLQSVLRRPGFIHPGLATQLQGFFEKGLSDWDISRDGPYFGFAIPGETDKFFYVWLDAPIGYIATTEKWAKETGKAKSALDYWDAGSPSRIIHFIGKDIVYFHALFWPAVLNVAGLHVPNEIKVHGHLTVNGEKMSKSRGTMVPVRDYLNQLDPSYLRYFYAANLGAGVEDLDLSLKDFRERVNGELVNNVCNLANRALSLLAGPLEKRLAPGRAEGPGRALVESALARVPEVRAAFDKLEYRNAIRAITDIASAANAFVQTQAPWAAVRKPETAEGARADLSDVADVVYLLGALLAPVTPRLSEKLFAQLGAPALMFQALEGAKYPLLDRSRPTGTPEPLLPRLEPERVNAIIKTPEGAPQAAEAKPAGGKEKKKVESDKKPAAAPPPAGAGATQASPGAGASEAPGEIEYADFAKVVLKAGRVVVAEKVKDADKLLKLTVDVGEPTGPRTIVSGIAEAYAPESLTGRRVVVVANLKPRKLRGIESRGMLLTAGPGGKDLSLLDPGDMPPGSEVK; encoded by the coding sequence ATGGCTGAGAGAATTCTCGTCACCAGCGCGCTGCCCTACGCGAACGGTCCGGTCCACATCGGCCATGCCGTCGAGTACGTCCAGACCGACATCTACGTCCGGTTCCTCCGCTCATGCGGCAAGGACGTCGTCTACTTCTGCGCGGACGACACCCACGGCACCCCCATCGAAATCAACGCGGCGAAGCAGGGCATCAAGCCCGAGGAGTTCATCGCCCGCTTCCACGACGAGCACCAGCGCGACTTCCACGACATGGACATCCGCTTCGACTACTTCCACTCCACCAACTCGCCGGAGAACCGCCACTACGCGGAGCTCATCTACGGGCGGCTGAAGGAGAAGGGCGACATCGAGCGGCGCACCATCGAACAGGCGTACTGCGAGGTGGACCGCCGCTTCCTGCCGGACCGCTTCATCAAGGGCACCTGTCCCAACTGCAAGTCGCCGGACCAGTACGGCGACGCCTGCGAGAAGTGCGGCAAGGCCTACGCGCCCACCGACCTCATCGAGCCCCACTGCGCCCTGTGCAAGACGCCGCCGGTGCGCCGCAACTCCGAGCACCTGTTCTTCAAGCTGTCGCGCCACGCGGACTTCCTCCAGTCCGTGCTGCGCCGGCCCGGCTTCATCCACCCGGGCCTGGCCACCCAGCTCCAGGGCTTCTTCGAGAAGGGCCTGTCGGACTGGGACATCAGCCGCGACGGCCCCTACTTCGGCTTCGCGATTCCGGGCGAGACGGACAAGTTCTTCTACGTCTGGCTGGACGCTCCCATCGGCTACATCGCCACCACGGAGAAGTGGGCGAAGGAGACGGGGAAGGCGAAGAGCGCGCTGGACTACTGGGACGCGGGCAGCCCGTCGCGCATCATCCACTTCATCGGCAAGGACATCGTCTACTTCCACGCCCTGTTCTGGCCGGCCGTGCTCAACGTCGCGGGCCTGCACGTGCCGAACGAAATCAAGGTGCACGGCCACCTCACGGTGAATGGCGAGAAGATGTCGAAGAGCCGCGGCACCATGGTGCCGGTGCGGGACTACCTGAACCAGCTGGACCCCAGCTACCTGCGCTACTTCTACGCGGCCAACCTGGGCGCGGGCGTGGAGGACCTGGACCTCAGCCTCAAGGACTTCCGCGAGCGGGTGAACGGCGAGCTGGTCAACAACGTGTGCAACCTGGCCAACCGCGCCCTGTCGCTGCTGGCGGGGCCGCTGGAGAAGCGGCTGGCGCCGGGCCGCGCCGAGGGGCCGGGCCGCGCGCTGGTGGAGTCCGCGCTCGCCCGCGTGCCCGAGGTGCGCGCCGCGTTCGACAAGCTCGAGTACCGCAACGCGATTCGCGCGATTACGGACATCGCCTCGGCCGCCAACGCCTTCGTCCAGACGCAGGCTCCGTGGGCGGCCGTCCGCAAGCCCGAGACGGCCGAGGGTGCGCGCGCGGACCTGTCCGACGTGGCGGACGTGGTGTACCTGCTGGGCGCGCTGCTCGCCCCGGTGACGCCGCGCCTGTCGGAGAAGCTCTTCGCGCAGCTCGGTGCGCCGGCGCTGATGTTCCAGGCGCTGGAGGGCGCGAAGTACCCGCTGCTGGACCGCAGCCGTCCCACCGGCACCCCGGAGCCGCTGCTGCCCCGGCTGGAGCCGGAACGCGTCAACGCCATCATCAAGACCCCGGAAGGCGCTCCGCAGGCCGCGGAAGCGAAGCCCGCCGGGGGCAAGGAGAAGAAGAAGGTGGAGAGCGACAAGAAGCCCGCCGCCGCGCCGCCGCCCGCGGGTGCCGGTGCCACCCAGGCCTCGCCCGGGGCGGGCGCCAGTGAGGCGCCGGGGGAAATCGAGTACGCGGACTTCGCCAAGGTGGTGCTGAAGGCGGGCCGCGTCGTCGTCGCCGAGAAGGTGAAGGACGCGGACAAGCTCCTGAAGCTCACCGTGGACGTGGGCGAGCCCACGGGCCCGCGCACCATCGTCTCCGGCATCGCCGAGGCGTACGCGCCGGAGTCACTCACCGGGCGCCGCGTGGTGGTGGTGGCCAACCTCAAGCCGCGCAAGCTGCGGGGAATCGAATCGCGCGGCATGCTCCTGACGGCCGGTCCGGGCGGCAAGGACCTGTCGCTGCTGGACCCGGGCGACATGCCCCCGGGCAGCGAGGTGAAGTGA